The sequence GACTTTACTTACCAACCATTCTCTTTGATATTGCTACTGATATCTTATTCTCATCGCTTTCGTCTACTCTAGGTATTTCCCTGATGGAGCTACTGAACAAGATATTAGAAACACAGATGAACGACTTGAAAGCCCCTTTTCTTTCTGCCTTGACTGAAGACTTGCATGTTCTTCCCGACTATCATGGAAATAGGTCTGAAATTCACTTATGGTCATGACTGAACtatttgaatttggttttaattgattttcagtttcaaaaCCTGACTTATTCTTTGTCGTGACTCAGATCTCCCATGGCAGATCCAAAATCAAAAGGGATAGTTAGTGGTTTAACTCTTGATACCGGTGAGAAACAACTAgcacttttatatcttgccacaATTCAGGGTATTGCATACGGAACACGGCATATTGTGGAACACTGCAACTCCCATGGGCACAAAGTAACTCTTAACACCTATACATCATATTATAAGTTACTTTACTATTTTATGTTTTTCTGGCACAATGTTTGATAATCTTTGAGAGAGGCCGGGGACAACTTAAAGATGACTTTTGCTGTATGCCTATATGTGGGATATTTTAACTCGTTAGAAGTGATATCATAATTGCTAAGTAATCGACTGATGCCGACCTGGTAATATATAGTAGCAGCCTGTTTTATTTAGTTAGCAAGATTAGCTACTTAGTTCCACATACTATTCTATTATTTGAGACGAGGCCGAAGTTGAGgtggaaaatattattattttctttagtaAATTGTTCTCGTCGTTCTAAGATTAAGTATTGATTTCGTCTCAAAAAAGATTAAGTTGCGGAAGGATGGTTTATTGCGATTTTGGACTTGATTCGTTTCTCGTTTTCGTCTACAGATCGACACGCTACTTGCTTGTGGCGGACTCTCCAAAAACCACTTGTATATCCAAGAACATGCTGACATCACTggtctttctctttctccctcccCTGTCAATATCATTTTGGTACCATGCATTGTCTTTTTATACCGATTGACAAACTTTGGACAAAACAGGATGTCCTATAATTCTCCCTAGAGAAAAAGAATCTGTGCTCTTGGGTGCTGCCATTCTCGGTGCTGTTGCTGCAAAAAAGTATTCTGGTCTGCATGATGCCATGAAAGCTCTGAACGCCTCTGGTCAGGTATGCTCGATACTCAGCAGGCTCTACGAGCCTGTTCTATGACTATGAACGAACATTATCTTGGGattaaccaaaaataataatGGAGAGCCATTAGACCCATTTCTTGATCAACCATAATCATCCTAATCTACAATGCTGTGTAACATAATTATTTTTTCATCTACGAAGTTTTAATGACGATGTATACATGCGTAAGTCCGCCCACTTGTTTCAGTAGTTGGGAGGATTCTCCGAACCAAATAGAGGTAGCACCGGAATGTTCAAATGTCTAGTAGCCTAGTATACTAGGTTATTATTTGTTTAAATAACCTCTGCAActtgttgaagatgtttcttctcGCAATTTTAGTAGTTTTATAGGTGATGTCATGTCATATCTCATGTCTTTCTGCAGATTATTCATCCATCTACAAACCCAAATGTGAAGAAGTTCCATGATGCAAAATACCGGGTTTTTAAGGAGTTATATGAGCAACAGCTGTCTCATCGCTCGATCATGAAAGAAGCACTGTCATAGGTCAAACTGTACATTTGATGACTATGGTTGTTAGTAGGTTAAATTTATTATTTTGTAAATACAGCTCCTTGGAATTTACCTTCTGGATATTGTCAAATTTGCGAATTGATACTATTTCCTATATGTTGCTTCCTGATCCCCAACCTAATTGTAGAAATATGACATGTAGCATCCAACATTTAGGGTCATCAAGCTGCAGAAATAAGCTCCGAGTTAGAAACCTAGGACATGTTTGTTGTGACTGCAGCTTGTTTATACTGTCAACTATTTGGAGAAGAAGTGTGTTCCATAAACAATGAGATCAAAAGACAGGAAAACTGAAGAGACAATTGCTTTTAGCAGTTGCTCAGAGCAGTTATTCTATCTGATGTCAAAACTTAAGATACTTGGCAATTCTGTCCAGTACTTGAATATGGCGATATTCTGCTAGCCATCATTGATTATCCGATGACTTCATGGCATTGCAGAAATAGGACCGTCAGCCCACATGCTAGTAAACAGCTATCAAACGAGTTAGACCATTCCAACACTAAAGATCATAATCTACCAATTAGTGGTGGATCTTTTGTGTCGGCTGAACAAATAATAATAGGCAGTTCCACTATCATTTGTAAATCAAGCAAGAAACATGCTCGTTTTATCGAGTTTCAGGTTTCTAAATATTTCTACATCATAAACACTCATTCTTGAACTCCCTCCTCCCAACTCCCCACTCCACCCCGTTTTTCCATTGCGAAGGATCAGCAGTTTGGGGGGTGTGGGGCAAGGTAAACCTATACGCTTAACTACAGAAGACGGGTGTCAATTTGTCTATGGATGTCTGCTTTCCCAAGCAATAGCTTCCATGCTTCCTTACGTAAATTATAGAAACCATTTAGTTAGAAAGTCGCAGAAAGGAACATCCACACATCTAAAAATATGTTTGCTTTATAtgttaaaaaaaatggaaaaagaaacGGTACAAGTTACCAAATAGTCAGATGAATATCAGATTCCAACTTGTCTATTCCACCGAACCCGAAAAGAAACAAGACTACTGAGCACAAATTTATATTGGTTGAACCAGAGGAAGACAACATAAACCACTAATTCCTAGTCTTTTTCTTACCAGCCCTTTTATCTCTCTTCTTTTGTGTTTTGGGTGTTGATCTGCGTTTTCCCTTCCCGACGTTCTTCAATGGCTTCCTTTTCACAGGAATGCTATGCTTCTTATCAGTTTCACTTGATTTAGGTACTAATCTTGTCTTCTCCTTTGAATCAACATCATCCTCCCGTGAAATCTCGCTTGTCTTGACAATAATTGTCACATCACCATTGTCATAGGTCTCCAGTCCTTCAAGTAAATCACAGAAATTTAAGCCACAGTTTAAAAAAGAAGGGACAGAGTAAACCCAAGAAGAAACTAAATTGAACGCAGCTAAAACCAAATCCATGCACTTAAATATTTATCACTACGAGAGTATCCAAACCGATCACCATTTATCCAAATCGTAAGTATAAGATCCATTTGCAGCTCGGTGTACTATGGCTCCCGAGGAAAGGAAGAAACCCAATAGGAAGAACTGAATCACTCTTGGAAATAGGGATGATTTTGCTGAGGGGTCAGAGGTGTTTCATTTCTTTTAACACCAACTATATGTAAGAACTGCATAACTACCAAGGATCTCCGCAATAACACTATTTTCTAACAACTAGGAAATACTTGAAGTCTTGAATATAAATAGTTGAACATACCAGAAAGTGGGGCACTTAGCTCAGTTTCTTCATTAAGCTCAAGGTCATCACCATTTTCATCGGGTTCTGAACCCTCATCAGCTGGCCGAGCTCCACCAAATTGGACGTATTCTCTATCTAGTTTCCTCTACAAAACAATAAGAGGAATAGAACAACATGTCATGCAAAACCAATGAGGATATAAAAATGAAGAAGCTATTTTCATCTACTTTTCATAATTACTTTGACAGTTTAAATCACAATGCAGCAATTAACTTCAACCGTCTAATGGGTATCTTGTATATGCAGTAAAAATCAAAAGTTCCTGTGTATTTCACCGCCCCAGTTCCCAGTCTCAAGACTCAACCCCTGACATTCTTTGTAACTCCAACAGTCATGCCAAAAATGATAAGATAGAGTCATGCTCACACCTATATAACAAAATCAGTACCATACTTTTAGTTCTAACTTATTTCAGTTGTTTCATGCTTCTGGAGATAAAGCTTGCCATAACAGAGGTTACAGAATTTTATGAAACTGTATAGACATGACCACAAGATTATTCATATAATAGAAACTTAGAACAATTTCATTGAGAAGAAATGGCAGGAGAAAATAACACTGCAGtctaaaaaaaaacaagacaaaCAAAAATGAGCATCAATCAATATATTACAAACGAGCCATTGTGTGGTAGACATAATAACAACTGTTGAAAATTATCGACTAAGATGATTTATGTTGTAATAATTACCAAAATGATATTCTTCCATACACATATAGCTCTTTAAGAAGGGGGCTTGTTCAAGGGAATAAATGGAAAAGAACCACGAATGCACCAAAAatgaattatttcttgaattgagACCTAAAATTATAGCAAAATATGGTACCTTTTTCCGATTCTCGATACGCAGCCGTCGTTCCTTTTCTTGTATCTGATGCTGCGCTtcttttctcctcttcttctttctcttatgAAACCCAGTAACATAGTCCCTAATAATCAAAATATATAACATTTAGGGATTTAATTTTCAGTTGAAATTAGCAACTTCACTGCAAGAAAAAGGCTAAATTAACTGTAAGAATTAGATTGTAAACAACAGACACATAGTAaaagaaatctagggttttggaaaGGGGAAAGAAATAACGTACTTGAGATCTTTATCATTGAATCCAACAGATAGAGCTTTGTTTCTAAGCGCCCTCTTCTTAATGTGTTTCCCACTTGCTGATGGAGGTTGTCCTATTGCCACTACTTCTTTCTCTTCTCTCATCGTTGTGCGCTTCAAACAGGTTAAACCCTCAGAAAACCCTTTTGTATCTTCTTAAATTTAGGAACTACGGAGAACCATTAGGTACCGTAATAATGGGCTTTTTAACGGCAGGTCCATGATTTATTCGCAGGTCCAAAACCACCTACGAAAGTTTTTTTTGCAAAAGGAAGATGAGAACTTGCGGGGAAAAGGttgttttattaatttttttttttctaaattccACCTATTTGCCACCCACGTTTTTCCTATTTGTTACGTTTTTCAATTTCCTTTTTTCCTATTTACTACCTATACAAGTTAAATTGAATTTGACTATAACTAATTTGTCATCTTCTCCGATAATTTCTGTTTTCATTATAAACTCATTAAAAAGAAGACATTAATCATAGATTAATATTTGTTTAACTAGTACATCATTATTGTTGAATCATAAATGATTCGTACATACAGTTGGATGAATTCTTTGAAGAAAAAGACGAAGTTAGTCGGTGGCCACCACCTTCTTAATTTTGTTTTGGATTAGTACTAATCAATCTGAAAGAAAATCTTGTGATTAGGATTGTTTTATTATTGAGTGCAAACATAAGGTCAAGAGGTAGTATTTAGGATATATCAAGAAATATATGGGTGGCAAATAGGATAAATGCGAGTATCAATTAATGAGGGTGGGAAACAGGAAAAATGGGGGTGGCAAATAGATGGAACCTCTTTTTTTGTGATAAAacacacaattaattaataaaggAAGTCATTACAGTAGGAAGGTAAGGCCTTGTTGTTTTACTAATCTCACAGATCTGTTTTTCTCTATTCGACTTTTTTAATTCAAATTCATTTGTTTTGTTCATTCGATTTAACCTAATTTTAAGGGGTTTTTAATCGTTGCATATTGCCTTTCATTCGTAATTTAATCTGATCTAGGTTAACCATGAGTGGCTTTTGCATCAGGTTGCTTAGACTAATAACCTATTTTATGAATATCATGGCTCTCGCTAGGTTAAATTTGGGTAGATCGTGCACCAAGTTATCAAATAAAAAAGACTCTTGTAGTGGCTCTTGTAATACTTGACAATATAAGAAAATTTACCGGAATTAGCTCGCGATAAGACGCTCCATAAGAGGCCATACAGAGTGGCCATCAACAAATGATTGACTCACATTATTTTCACCAAAAGACATAATGAAATACCTATAGTATCACGGGCGAAATGAAAGTTAAACACCCCAAAACAAGAATTTAGCGCAAATAAGTTTTTCAGAATTAAAATAAGGGAAAGAGAGGGGAAAATCACTTCTTTCCAACATAAGATACCCCTTACTGatataactaaacaaaagatcGGGCTCCATAAGATAAGAAGTTACTAAATCGAAGACATCTATAATACAAATATCAAGGTAAAAGCAACTAATAAGATCATAAGCCATAGATAGAAAAACAACAGACGATGAAGGAAAAAACAcacagaagaaaaaatgaaaggaATTTCTATCGGAGTCATCCCCGGGGAGTTTATGAGGGAGAAAGCCCAGGGAATGTAGAATAATTTCAAATGTTGTATTATCTTCCCCAACCCCCACCCCCAAATATTAAGCTCGGAAATACAGGTATAAAAAGGGCAGAATATGGATACCATTGTCAACATTATATTTAAAGGCTCAAAGATCAAACGTAAAGATCACAAACCAAGTCCATGTAAAAGAATATTGTAGTCTATTTAACAATTATAGAAACTGATGAAagcgaaataaataaaaataaaaccatatGATAGTGAAACAGATGAATGTGTTCTTGCTAGATTAAGCAACTAATGTTCGTTGTAATTTCAAATATTTGGGGTATAGAGGAACATTTTGTGACCATGCAATTGTAGTTTTAATGCATATTTGGATTTAACTTATACcaacaataaaatatcataaaaaggTGGAAAAAAGACATAAGAATAATGCCTACATTAGTAAAAGCAATTTTTAGTTCTTGAGAATTCAGTATCCTAAGCCTTcgtttcgatcaaatgtgtgtaAATTTCAACGATTTAACGGATTTGGTTTCCTTTGGTAACGAAACAAGTAAGGTTATAGATAGATATCTGGATAATAATATTCAGGATCTTAAATCCAAGTCAACAAAATTCGAAGAAAAACCAAACATGACATCGAGGTTCAAGTGGATGTGTTGACTCCTAAGGTccaataaaatgaagaagaaccgtaaagaaaaacaaaatgataCAAGACTTACAGCCAAGTGTATATATTAAAGTATAAAATAAATCCTTTGACAAAACCTAGCCATGTTAGTATTTTTTTTCTCGCTATCTTATTGTTTACCTACATTATGGACGTTGTTTTCATCCTTATATAAATATATACTTGTCGGTTTCCTTACCTAATGAGAAGATTAGGTTATACGAAGTAGTTATTGCTAACTATAGTAGTATATTGATCATAGTACCCTGCTTATATATGTTTTAGTGTCAATTACAACCTTTATTATGTTAAATATAGTGTTCCTTTACTCCTAGTTGAATTCACCGAGGCCTGATgagttcacttgactgagttgtggggaaaaaacttctcagttaaacgTGCTCGGCCGAGAGTACtcacaggatgggtgacctctcagGAAGCTGCTGCTGGACAACCACAGTagtgccgttaaaaatcccacactgctcgataaccgcagtgggtaagtgggaacaatatcagtgttagttgggatacaactagggggTCGTTCGCTTGTGCTCGGGTGGGGGAGTATGCTGGGGAATTATGCCAGATACTGCTCTCACAGGagacaaggaacgtctacattatatcgaggccttttcagcacaattatccccagagttggcagaaaactctgcatttaagcgtgctcgggcgggagcaatccaggaaTGGGTGACCTCCCAGGAAGTTACTGCAGGATAACCGAAGCGATGCCCTttaaaaaccccacactgtcggataaccgcaatggctaagtagggacaatatcggtggagggtcgggtcattacaaatggtatcagagccgacgacggttcacctgccgagggtggaaaggtacgctggacggggtttgCTCCAGGTGTTTCTCATGATGGGcatggaacgtcggagatctgggcttgtatatatattaaggtggtggtattgtaataccccgatattcggcagtggttggctgaatggaatataagtaatgtttGTCCTTTCTTATCACCGAGTCTTGATGAGTTCACTTGACTAAGTTGTGggaaaaaacttctcagttaagcgtgctcgaccGAGATTAGTCACAgaatgggtgacctctcgggaagctgttgctgctgctggacAACCGCAGTAGTgtcgttaaaaatcccacactgctcgataaccgcagtgggtaagtgggaacaatatcggtgttagttagGATACAACTAGGGGGTAGTTCGCTTGTGCTGGGGTGGGGGGTATGCTGGGGGAATATGCCAGATACTGCTCTCACATGAGataaggaacgtctacattataccgaggccttttcagcacaattggctccagagttggcagaaaactctgcagctaagcgtgctcgggcgggagcaatccagggatgggtgacctcccgggaagttactGCAGGataaccgcagcgatgcccgttaaaaacccacactgccggataaccacaATGGTTAAGTggagacaatatcggtggagggtcgggtcattacaatattaatgttatttattttgttattagaGAACCAGTTGTTCATGATTATAACTTGGCTTTTAATTAGTTAATTGAAGTGAAGATCTTGTCACATTAACACATGAAGTTATGAAGTAATCAGTTTCACAAGTATAAGAGCCACTCTCATGGTCAAGAATATTTGCAAGTGATTCCCGAAAGACCGTCAATTGTTGAAGTTACAATATTAAAGATATTATCAAAATATATGAAATCCAAAATAAAAGACATTGACATGATGAAAATTATTCACcctgcatgaagatgaaaatctacGTGGAGAAGAGAGTTTAACAAGTCTCGGGTAGTGGTAAAGATTTAGAAGATGGCAA comes from Papaver somniferum cultivar HN1 chromosome 7, ASM357369v1, whole genome shotgun sequence and encodes:
- the LOC113292766 gene encoding ribosomal RNA-processing protein 17-like; protein product: MREEKEVVAIGQPPSASGKHIKKRALRNKALSVGFNDKDLKDYVTGFHKRKKKRRKEAQHQIQEKERRLRIENRKKRKLDREYVQFGGARPADEGSEPDENGDDLELNEETELSAPLSGLETYDNGDVTIIVKTSEISREDDVDSKEKTRLVPKSSETDKKHSIPVKRKPLKNVGKGKRRSTPKTQKKRDKRAGKKKTRN